Sequence from the Notolabrus celidotus isolate fNotCel1 chromosome 14, fNotCel1.pri, whole genome shotgun sequence genome:
tctgatgattCTGTATTCTTTGAACTCTTAAACTTATTATGCAATGTGACTTTTTACAGCtgtaaatgtaaagaaaggctGTCTCAGAAGTCTGCTGTTGACCTCCTCTTTAGAAACCAACTTAGTGGCAGCATTAAAATAActatagaaataatcaatctaCTTGATGATGGTCTTATTTTCAGAGATTTTCCTTTTGGGCATTGTATGCTTTTATTTGGATAATGGACAGTGGACAGAGAATAAACAGAAAGTGGGGGTGCAGGTAggatttgaacccaggctgCCTGCTTcaaagactatagcctctacaCATACTATTTAACCACTAAGTAAAACCAGTGCCTTGATGATGgttcttttttacttttgtcAGTCATGCAGAGGcaacaatattaatttcagtctgtttcatgaccagcaataacatcctcacaggagctttaagttaatATTGAATAAAAATGCTCAgatatgttgtcatgtttgAGATAGTTTGGTTGGTCATATGTTGGCATGCTTTGtaattgcttctttttttttttttttttttaataggacAGTGAAAAGTGTGGAGTTAGGACTATGGCCTTTGTATATCAGGCACAGCCTTTAATCGGCTAAATAATCTCACTAATGCTAACTTAATACTAAATAAACACTGTTTACCTCACATGACACTATTGGTTCTCTCACCTATGAACATGAGCTGGGTAGTGTCAGCCACAGAGAACACTAGCAGCCCAGCAATGTTGGAGGCCAGGCCCACGATAGCCATCCATGGGTCCTTCAGGCAGAGCTTCATGAGCTTCAGCCCAATCAAACTGGTGAGGTATGCCATCTGTTGAGCCGCTGCTCCATAGCCAATGAGGGTTGAACTCCAGCAAAGCGGTGAGCTCAGCTCATACATTACGTACAACTCCCTGCTGCCGAAATGCACAGTCACCACCAAGAAGAGGCTCAGGAAGTGAAGCCACAACCTGTATCTATGAGCACTTCCACCTGCCTGGGCAATGACGCCTCCTGTTGAGAAGAGTTGCCAGACATTTTTATGATGACGGTAGGTGAGAAGCTTGGCACTTGGGTCTGGTATGACAGACTCACGAACAAACAGGTAAACATAAAGAGCTGCCCCCAAGTTAGTGGCCAGTACCAGCCAGAATGGGTTGATGTACCTAAAAACaggcatgaaaataaaatgttaaaaagcaaaCTCGTATGGATGATAATTTGTTTGAAATTATAATGCATAAAACTTACCCCTGTGCCTGTCGCCACTGCCCACCGATGATGCTTGCTAGCATCCCTGCAAGGCCTACACATGCTTCCAACACTGCCACCCTGAAGGTGCGCGACTTTTCGTCGCTGATGTCTGCCATGTATGAGAAGCAGCCGGCCAGGACGGCACTGAATTCACCTGTAAGGCCACTAAGCAACCTGGCCACTAGAAAGTAGATCAAAGGCAGCTTCAGGTACATCACCACAAGGTAAATCCCTGCCTGGATGGCCATTCCTATGTTAGGGATGATAAGGACAGGTCTTCGACCTGCAAGGTCACTCCAAGATCCCAGGATAGGCACCACAAGCAGGGCAACAGAAAATCCCCCAAGACTAATGTAAAGACTCCAGTGAGCTGTCAAGGTTTGCActtgctgaaaaaaaaacaccagtcaAAAACATATATGAGCAAACTTACTTGTTACATTGTGATAATACAAGTTGTCAGTTATTTCCCTCAGGTCTACCAGTGATCACGTTTATCGTGCACCCTTGGTGTCATTTTGACCCTAAATTGATGAGTAGTGCAAACATCAGGGTTCTGTGTCTTTGAACAGAACTGAAAACTGCTGACCTGTGTAAacatttcttctctctccaAAGTAATAAGCTGCTGAGTTTCAACTTGTGACTGTTGTTCCTCTTAGGAAACTGTTCCTTAGTTTATTGCTGCAAGGTCTCTCCCAATATTGTTCATTCTGTATTTAATCTATGTACCTTAATTTCAGGCACAGATGATCTAGCCTCTTGTCACATTTTCTTCTAATGTGCATGCAATCAAAGCTTCCAATGCTCCCTTGCTTCAATtgtgtaatgtgtgtttaaTTAAGGCATGTTTAGTGTCTCGTAATAAAGCACAGtcattatttaaatgttgtaaTTACATTGATACACAtcattctgttgttttgttctcttgCTATGCTTCTGTGTTGCATGTTTTAATCAATTGAGAGCTTGTCAGCATTTGAACAAGCCATTTAAATGATAATACTTTTGACCAAAGCAAAGGATAACAGACTGGTTGAACTGGGACTGAGTTGTTAATGAAGTCAACTTTAGTAAAGTTACCCGCTGAAGAGGGTCCGTTG
This genomic interval carries:
- the slc46a1 gene encoding proton-coupled folate transporter, translated to MDERDTAAILPGDVLGAMSMDEDRSTYGSCGRPDDEASVSTTRSWRPPYTCSLPVSVEPVMFLSMFSVALQSPLATQYLWDRISDDLGYNGSRGVRCSNSSDATDPLQRQVQTLTAHWSLYISLGGFSVALLVVPILGSWSDLAGRRPVLIIPNIGMAIQAGIYLVVMYLKLPLIYFLVARLLSGLTGEFSAVLAGCFSYMADISDEKSRTFRVAVLEACVGLAGMLASIIGGQWRQAQGYINPFWLVLATNLGAALYVYLFVRESVIPDPSAKLLTYRHHKNVWQLFSTGGVIAQAGGSAHRYRLWLHFLSLFLVVTVHFGSRELYVMYELSSPLCWSSTLIGYGAAAQQMAYLTSLIGLKLMKLCLKDPWMAIVGLASNIAGLLVFSVADTTQLMFIGYALLFLFMAPLPVLRSKLSRLVGPSEQGALFATVACMESLCFLVGSGLFNSIYPLTLKFMKGFLFLCAAILLVIPAGIMGSLQCSAQRKGHRDSTLC